In the genome of Montipora foliosa isolate CH-2021 chromosome 3, ASM3666993v2, whole genome shotgun sequence, one region contains:
- the LOC137996069 gene encoding uncharacterized protein codes for MVAHKKIRRSTKNIVILKPDKGNGVVVLDRADYDQGILKIISDTSKFRPIKEDPTLLREGRSQRLLRKLKKNGHLDSDVYNSIYPRGSQPARIYGFPKMLKERGHNSIPPFRPIVSSIGTYNYNLAKYLYNLLTPHIPTEHCASDTFTFVRDIQGLSMHGKFMVSFDIVSLFTNIPLEECIDLAVKYISDGDPDIKLSNTELKSLFSVATVQTHFLFKGSFYDQIDGVAMGYPLAPVLSNLFMGHHEKLWLENFQDSEILFYRRYVDDTFCLFHSENQALLFFNYINSRHPNIRFNMEKETDHKIPFLDVLINIGTHFPDTSVYRRKAFTGL; via the coding sequence ATGGTGGCCCATAAAAAGATTAGGAGGAGTACTAAAAATATTGTCATCCTAAAACCGGATAAAGGTAATGGGGTTGTTGTTTTAGATCGTGCTGATTACGACCAAGGCATCCTGAAAATCATCAGTGACACTTCCAAATTTCGACCCATCAAGGAAGATCCTACCCTCTTGAGAGAAGGCAGGTCACAACGACTTCTccgaaaattaaagaaaaacggTCACCTTGACAGTGATGTGTATAACAGCATTTATCCCAGAGGTTCACAGCCAGCAAGAATTTATGGCTTCCCAAAGATGCTCAAGGAACGTGGACACAACTCCATCCCGCCATTCCGCCCCATTGTGTCATCTATTGGAACTTACAACTACAACCTGGCCAAATACCTGTATAATTTGCTAACACCGCATATTCCAACTGAACATTGCGCCTCTGACACTTTTACCTTTGTCCGGGATATTCAAGGTTTATCTATGCATGGTAAATTCATGGTTTCTTTTGACATAGTGAGTCTTTTTACAAACATACCTCTTGAAGAATGTATTGACCTGGCGGTCAAGTACATTTCTGATGGCGATCCTGATATTAAGTTAAGCAACACCGAACTTAAGAGCCTTTTTTCCGTAGCTACCGTTCAGACCCACTTTTTATTTAAGGGTTCTTTCTACGACCAGATAGATGGTGTAGCAATGGGCTACCCCCTTGCTCCTGTTCTTTCTAATTTATTTATGGGTCATCATGAAAAATTATGGTTAGAAAATTTCCAGGACTCTGAGATATTGTTTTACCGACGCTATGTTGATGatacattttgtttatttcattcggAGAATCAAGCGCTATTATTTTTCAACTACATTAACTCCAGGCACCCTAACATCAGATTCAATATGGAAAAGGAAACAGATCATAAGATACCTTTCTTAGATGTTTTGATCAACATTGGCACTCATTTTCCTGACACTAGTGTTTACCGTAGGAAAGCCTTTACTGGCCTTTAG